In the Leptospira limi genome, one interval contains:
- a CDS encoding alpha/beta fold hydrolase — MALEENTLEDRLIKISSRESNKNLMVSPDKIYIFPVPKTTFQFLENIWQSFTNKMVSLVDFNDDPIFNFSIFEVIDQDEMKIVATATHFKLKEIAERRKIPGIEEYIKKSRPIHLADPRNESARFIRKAIIDFNKGLRPEVTFVNLKEEEIHPEKKVLLSETMNHAIGIPLFVNENPIGILWGITKDPIAEDQIRPLTLQLYSLFDVIEFVVAKEMESGNDHYIAQKNIEKADTVSNSRNLFYTTTKDQKEPVTSIIFKSHQYNIEYRMDASFIIPTTDGYAVSLKSFTPEKLNNTGKNLLLIPGFFCRRSVMDKLAKELALKYGYRVFLMDMRGRSRQTMPKHGKKEGWTVDNYIQDDFPEVLRWIRWHYPSERTVVVGHSMGGMIPRFYVSSYEKIKELKEEFNLPQPEEYIAGIVSITSPNYISLKSNFIGLDTLKRGFSLLPHKMISDMILSMASFSMQATIQTIDLKKFFKLILNLHSSLRSFSYNIGTKVLTIKDFVGYKEITPPEWYFLMEDVFCEESVSVIMQFFQSQISNEQSFWSNDGRINYTENFLNNFTMPIYSVVGTVDKIVPEESLIELKDLKSENKVTTYYEQGHLGIIFHGETVRKICKGMDEWIQGLK, encoded by the coding sequence ATGGCACTTGAAGAAAATACGTTGGAAGATCGTTTGATCAAAATTTCCTCCAGAGAAAGTAACAAAAATCTCATGGTTAGCCCGGACAAAATTTATATTTTTCCGGTACCAAAAACAACCTTCCAATTTTTGGAAAATATTTGGCAATCCTTCACCAATAAAATGGTTTCCCTCGTTGATTTTAACGATGATCCGATTTTTAATTTTTCCATTTTTGAAGTCATCGACCAAGACGAGATGAAAATTGTGGCCACTGCCACTCACTTCAAACTGAAAGAAATTGCAGAACGAAGGAAAATTCCTGGCATTGAGGAATACATCAAAAAATCGAGACCCATTCATTTAGCTGACCCAAGGAACGAATCCGCACGTTTTATCCGAAAAGCGATCATTGATTTTAATAAAGGACTTCGTCCTGAAGTCACTTTTGTAAACCTAAAGGAAGAAGAAATCCATCCTGAAAAAAAGGTACTTCTTTCTGAAACCATGAACCATGCTATTGGGATTCCACTTTTTGTGAATGAAAATCCAATCGGGATATTGTGGGGGATCACAAAAGATCCAATTGCCGAAGATCAAATCAGACCTCTCACCTTACAATTGTATTCACTTTTTGATGTCATCGAATTTGTTGTGGCAAAGGAAATGGAATCCGGAAACGACCATTACATAGCCCAAAAAAATATCGAAAAAGCTGATACAGTTTCTAACTCTCGAAATCTTTTTTATACAACGACTAAGGACCAAAAAGAACCAGTAACCTCTATTATATTCAAATCCCATCAATATAATATTGAATATAGGATGGATGCTTCATTCATCATACCAACGACTGATGGTTATGCGGTATCTTTAAAAAGTTTTACTCCTGAAAAATTAAACAATACAGGAAAAAATTTACTCTTGATTCCAGGATTTTTTTGTAGGCGATCCGTGATGGATAAACTTGCAAAAGAGTTAGCCTTAAAGTATGGATACCGGGTTTTCCTAATGGATATGAGAGGAAGATCTAGGCAAACCATGCCAAAACATGGGAAAAAAGAAGGTTGGACGGTTGACAATTACATCCAAGACGATTTTCCAGAAGTGTTACGATGGATTCGTTGGCATTATCCAAGCGAAAGAACTGTCGTCGTTGGACACAGTATGGGAGGAATGATCCCAAGGTTTTATGTTTCTTCCTATGAAAAGATCAAAGAACTCAAAGAGGAGTTCAATTTACCTCAACCAGAAGAATACATTGCAGGAATTGTTTCGATTACTTCGCCCAATTATATTAGTTTAAAATCCAATTTTATTGGATTGGACACTTTGAAACGTGGGTTTAGTCTGCTCCCTCATAAAATGATTTCGGATATGATTCTAAGTATGGCAAGTTTTTCCATGCAAGCAACCATCCAAACCATTGATTTGAAAAAGTTTTTCAAATTGATCTTAAATTTACATTCAAGTCTACGTAGTTTTAGTTATAATATTGGCACAAAAGTGTTAACGATCAAAGACTTTGTCGGATATAAGGAAATTACTCCACCTGAATGGTACTTTCTAATGGAAGACGTGTTTTGCGAAGAATCAGTATCTGTGATCATGCAATTTTTCCAAAGCCAAATATCGAATGAACAAAGTTTTTGGTCGAATGACGGTCGAATCAATTACACTGAAAATTTTCTCAACAACTTCACGATGCCAATTTATAGTGTAGTGGGAACTGTTGATAAAATTGTTCCAGAAGAAAGTTTAATAGAATTAAAAGATCTAAAATCAGAAAATAAGGTAACCACTTATTATGAGCAGGGACACCTTGGAATCATTTTCCATGGGGAAACTGTTAGAAAAATATGTAAAGGGATGGATGAATGGATCCAAGGATTAAAATAA
- the metG gene encoding methionine--tRNA ligase codes for MSKHILVTSALPYANGSIHLGHILEAVQTDIWVRFQKLIGNECYFFCADDTHGTPIMIAAKKAGKTPESMIEEVQKEHYKDLTSFGVEYDNYYTTNSEENRKFSESIYLTLKKNGHIVARNIEQSYCEHDKMFLPDRFIKGTCPKCGAKDQYGDSCEVCGTSYSPKDLKDSYCSICGTTPVLKESKHLFFKLQDFQNQLKTWMEEGNRLNEGAQKKLQEWFTSGLQEWDISRDGPYFGFAIPEEENKYFYVWLDAPIGYMASSLNHLKDEKKFNEFWKDGKGEIVHFIGKDILYFHGLFWPAMLMGSGYKAPNQLNVHGFLTVNGEKMSKSRGTFINASTFAKHLDIEHFRFYMACRLSSGMEDVDISFDDFVSRVNSDLIGNLVNLVSRVSTSILDKMDRKLGTLSVEGKTLVSELLDKETEIRDAYESRNYSKVMREITGLGDKVNKYVNDYAPWNLIKTDVEKAREIVTTSLHCAKILFTYLAPVTPKIAIAIKELFQVPDLNFLNLSETIENKTLGPYQMLSKRVEEKNISLMISETKEAFEKSNPSPSKQEPNKSNTNETKVGTVSEDGFITIDELSKVELRVGLIKEANPVEGADKLLFVKVDLGEKGIKNVFAGIKASYSAEELVGKKVVVVANLKPRQMKFGLSEAMLLASGKEKTLSLFVPDRDANPGDLLK; via the coding sequence ATGTCGAAACACATTTTAGTTACAAGTGCTTTGCCCTACGCAAACGGCTCTATCCACCTAGGTCATATATTAGAAGCTGTCCAAACAGACATTTGGGTGCGATTCCAAAAGTTAATTGGAAATGAATGTTATTTTTTCTGCGCGGATGATACACATGGAACTCCCATCATGATTGCCGCTAAAAAAGCAGGAAAAACCCCTGAGTCCATGATTGAGGAAGTACAAAAGGAACATTATAAAGATCTGACTTCGTTTGGAGTGGAGTATGATAATTATTACACAACCAATTCTGAGGAAAATCGAAAGTTCTCGGAATCAATTTATTTAACCCTCAAAAAAAATGGACATATTGTTGCTCGGAACATTGAACAGTCGTATTGCGAACATGACAAAATGTTTTTACCTGACCGTTTCATCAAAGGGACTTGTCCAAAATGTGGAGCAAAAGACCAATATGGTGATTCTTGTGAAGTTTGTGGAACTAGTTACTCACCAAAAGACTTAAAAGATTCCTATTGTTCCATTTGTGGAACCACTCCTGTCTTAAAAGAATCAAAACATTTGTTCTTTAAATTACAAGACTTCCAAAACCAATTAAAAACTTGGATGGAAGAAGGGAACCGTTTGAACGAAGGTGCCCAAAAGAAATTACAAGAATGGTTTACATCCGGTTTGCAAGAGTGGGACATCAGCCGTGATGGTCCTTACTTTGGTTTTGCGATCCCAGAAGAAGAAAACAAATACTTTTACGTTTGGTTAGATGCGCCTATTGGATATATGGCTTCCTCTTTAAATCACCTAAAGGATGAGAAAAAATTCAATGAGTTTTGGAAAGATGGAAAAGGGGAGATTGTCCATTTTATAGGAAAAGATATTTTGTATTTCCATGGTTTGTTTTGGCCAGCGATGCTTATGGGTTCTGGTTACAAAGCTCCGAATCAATTGAATGTACATGGATTCTTAACAGTGAACGGAGAAAAGATGTCAAAGTCTCGTGGAACATTTATCAATGCTTCCACGTTTGCGAAACATTTGGATATTGAACACTTCCGTTTTTATATGGCATGTCGACTTAGCTCTGGTATGGAAGATGTCGACATCTCCTTTGATGATTTTGTTTCCCGTGTGAATTCCGACCTAATTGGAAATTTAGTAAATTTGGTATCAAGAGTTTCTACATCAATTTTGGACAAGATGGATCGTAAACTTGGAACATTATCAGTCGAAGGAAAAACCTTAGTCTCTGAATTGCTCGATAAAGAAACTGAAATCAGGGATGCCTATGAATCACGTAACTATTCTAAGGTGATGCGTGAAATTACAGGTCTAGGTGATAAAGTAAACAAATATGTAAATGATTATGCACCATGGAACTTAATTAAAACGGATGTGGAAAAAGCAAGGGAGATTGTCACAACTTCTCTCCATTGTGCAAAAATCCTATTCACCTACTTGGCTCCCGTGACTCCAAAAATTGCAATAGCAATTAAGGAATTATTCCAAGTTCCGGATTTAAATTTTTTAAATCTGTCTGAAACCATTGAAAACAAAACTCTTGGCCCATACCAAATGTTATCCAAACGAGTTGAGGAAAAAAATATTTCACTTATGATCTCAGAAACAAAAGAAGCCTTTGAAAAATCAAATCCTAGTCCATCAAAACAGGAACCAAATAAGTCAAATACAAACGAAACAAAAGTAGGTACAGTTTCCGAGGATGGATTTATTACCATCGATGAATTGTCCAAAGTGGAACTGCGAGTGGGCCTTATCAAAGAAGCAAATCCCGTCGAAGGTGCCGACAAACTTTTGTTTGTAAAAGTAGATTTAGGAGAAAAAGGAATCAAAAACGTATTTGCGGGAATCAAAGCAAGTTATTCAGCCGAAGAGTTAGTTGGTAAAAAAGTAGTTGTTGTTGCCAATTTAAAACCACGCCAAATGAAATTTGGATTATCAGAAGCGATGTTACTTGCATCAGGTAAAGAAAAAACTTTATCTTTATTTGTTCCAGATCGAGATGCAAATCCTGGTGATCTTTTGAAATAA
- the thyX gene encoding FAD-dependent thymidylate synthase, protein MQQSDFESIPRVSVPDLDYILGKPFPILDDGFVRLVDYMGSDESIVQAARVSYGKGTKKVNEDRGLIRYLMRHRHSTPFEMCELKLHVRVPMDTWRQWIRHRMANVNEYSTRYSVAIDSAQTTLPGEWRVQSVGNKQGSDGFLELSKGDHLTKRETEFQKFANDIYNERLELGVAREQARKDLPLATYTEAYWKIDLHNLLHFLALRMDDHAQLEIRLFAKTIGEQIVQKWVPHTWEAFVDYRLSALHLTKYDSEIIAALNLSGKEGARKKAIELGMLDEQGSTAKKSREREELEYKLSQLGFAIPW, encoded by the coding sequence ATGCAACAATCTGATTTCGAATCCATTCCAAGAGTATCCGTTCCCGATTTAGACTACATTTTAGGAAAACCATTCCCAATTTTGGATGATGGGTTTGTCAGACTCGTTGATTATATGGGTTCAGATGAATCCATCGTTCAGGCAGCACGCGTTTCGTACGGAAAAGGAACAAAAAAGGTAAATGAAGACCGTGGGCTCATTCGGTATTTGATGCGCCATCGCCATAGCACACCATTTGAAATGTGCGAACTCAAGCTACATGTGAGAGTTCCCATGGACACTTGGCGCCAATGGATTCGCCATAGAATGGCAAATGTCAATGAATACTCTACGCGTTATTCCGTAGCCATCGATTCGGCTCAAACAACTTTACCTGGTGAGTGGCGAGTACAATCCGTAGGGAACAAACAAGGAAGTGATGGATTTTTAGAATTATCCAAAGGTGACCACCTAACAAAGCGAGAAACGGAATTCCAAAAATTTGCAAATGATATTTATAATGAAAGATTGGAATTGGGTGTTGCACGTGAACAAGCAAGAAAAGATCTCCCACTCGCAACATATACAGAAGCTTATTGGAAAATTGACCTACATAATTTACTCCATTTTTTAGCCCTAAGAATGGATGACCATGCCCAACTAGAAATTCGGTTATTTGCTAAAACCATCGGTGAACAAATTGTTCAAAAATGGGTACCACATACTTGGGAAGCGTTTGTGGACTATCGATTGAGTGCCCTTCATTTGACAAAATATGATTCCGAGATCATCGCAGCTCTAAACCTTTCAGGAAAAGAAGGAGCACGTAAAAAAGCAATCGAACTAGGAATGTTAGACGAACAAGGTTCTACTGCTAAAAAAAGTAGAGAACGAGAGGAATTAGAGTACAAATTATCACAATTGGGTTTTGCCATCCCTTGGTGA
- a CDS encoding phosphoribosyl-AMP cyclohydrolase: MIQIPSDKDIVILTKPNFLSHDVSVKVLNSKQTVSMIQDFDFEKNQLFVDCDEDCFLEIDSSVKLSTKQMLWENGKLLLSQNELETLVNSMPPLSPFLAQDLTGKDLMLAWGKKESLLSAIESGFGTYFSRSRNGKWVKGEESGHLQNLKQIYLHTNPFFVQYVADQVGAACHTGYYSCFFRELGQNDSVSFVYSNKVGE, translated from the coding sequence ATGATCCAAATTCCAAGTGACAAAGATATTGTGATCCTAACAAAACCTAATTTTTTATCCCACGATGTATCCGTGAAAGTTTTGAATTCAAAACAAACTGTGTCTATGATCCAAGATTTTGATTTCGAAAAAAATCAATTGTTTGTCGATTGTGACGAAGATTGTTTTTTAGAAATTGATTCTTCTGTAAAATTATCCACCAAGCAAATGTTATGGGAAAATGGTAAATTATTACTCAGTCAGAATGAATTGGAAACATTAGTAAATTCAATGCCACCACTCTCCCCTTTTTTAGCCCAAGATTTGACAGGAAAAGATTTGATGTTGGCTTGGGGGAAAAAAGAAAGTTTGCTTAGTGCAATTGAATCAGGTTTTGGTACATATTTTAGTCGCTCAAGGAATGGAAAATGGGTGAAAGGGGAAGAGTCGGGCCATTTGCAAAATCTCAAACAGATTTACCTCCATACGAATCCTTTTTTTGTGCAGTATGTCGCCGACCAAGTGGGAGCTGCCTGCCATACTGGTTATTATTCTTGTTTTTTTAGAGAACTTGGTCAGAATGACTCGGTTTCATTCGTCTATTCTAATAAAGTAGGAGAGTAA
- a CDS encoding rhodanese-like domain-containing protein encodes MNRMILIVIVTVAVLFIIFQLKKTSGMDQSQLKEKIDAGALVVDVRTVAEFNSGHFPTAKNIPIDEVSKRVDEFGDKNQTIIVYCASGGRSGSAKSFLESIGYKQVINAGGLSNMPSP; translated from the coding sequence TTGAATCGAATGATCCTCATTGTTATCGTAACTGTCGCTGTATTATTCATCATTTTCCAATTGAAGAAAACTTCTGGAATGGACCAATCACAACTCAAAGAAAAAATTGATGCTGGTGCTCTTGTTGTTGATGTGAGAACCGTTGCTGAATTTAATTCTGGCCATTTCCCTACAGCCAAAAATATTCCAATCGATGAAGTATCCAAACGAGTGGATGAATTCGGTGATAAAAACCAAACAATTATCGTTTATTGTGCGTCAGGTGGTAGAAGTGGAAGTGCAAAATCCTTTTTAGAATCGATTGGATACAAACAAGTCATCAATGCTGGTGGACTTTCCAATATGCCAAGTCCATAA
- a CDS encoding protein-disulfide reductase DsbD family protein, translated as MFSEIQTFIESQLSSGNFSFSTALFLALGGLFAGLLPCVYPLYPITAGILKTRVAKHKWSHPLVYYFGLALMYAIFGLIAGVSGGVFNSFLRFPETQLVLAILLFVLGLSVAEFLYFPFFSGDLKNSVNVNYANTFFLGMGAGLLSSPCVGPVVVSILVQLINYQTEGFKILPILFTSFKMFLFGMGLGIPFLMIGVFGLSLPKSGKWMKYIQWSLAILIFYFSYTYLEKAFDLWGLAKGLSLKVFLLWTVALLFLYLQKKEGTTTEKMKQSLYQIVSITALLILFLFLNLSLWKQNYGNAVSNSNSSNQEIKEEHGNLVWYRNESDALRLAKDKNIPIFIDFYADWCTNCKEFQKLTLTNKEWNETFRRDVILWKVYDTDSIFETFVSNPEYPELKIGLPFFLILSPDGRRLYKSNDYLDTKGMISTIRNFSNNLK; from the coding sequence ATGTTTTCTGAAATCCAAACCTTCATTGAATCGCAATTGTCTTCCGGCAATTTTTCTTTTTCCACAGCTTTATTTTTAGCTTTAGGTGGTTTATTTGCCGGGTTACTTCCTTGTGTTTATCCATTGTATCCGATCACGGCTGGAATTTTAAAAACTAGAGTCGCCAAACACAAATGGTCGCATCCACTCGTGTATTATTTTGGTTTGGCCTTGATGTATGCGATCTTCGGATTGATCGCAGGGGTCAGCGGGGGAGTTTTTAACTCATTTTTGCGATTTCCTGAAACTCAATTGGTTTTAGCAATTTTGTTATTTGTCTTGGGTTTAAGTGTTGCTGAATTTTTATATTTTCCATTCTTTTCTGGTGATCTAAAAAATTCGGTTAACGTAAATTATGCGAATACATTCTTTTTAGGAATGGGAGCTGGATTGTTGTCTTCACCTTGTGTTGGCCCTGTTGTTGTTTCCATACTAGTCCAACTCATCAATTACCAAACAGAAGGATTTAAAATTTTACCGATCCTTTTTACTTCATTTAAAATGTTTTTATTTGGAATGGGTCTTGGGATTCCATTTTTAATGATCGGTGTATTTGGATTGTCACTCCCTAAATCGGGAAAGTGGATGAAATACATTCAATGGTCATTGGCGATACTCATCTTCTATTTTTCTTATACATACCTTGAAAAGGCATTTGATTTATGGGGATTAGCAAAAGGATTAAGCTTAAAAGTTTTTCTCCTTTGGACAGTGGCTCTTTTGTTTTTGTACCTTCAAAAAAAAGAAGGAACAACTACAGAAAAGATGAAACAATCTCTCTATCAAATTGTATCCATCACTGCTTTACTCATTTTGTTCTTATTTTTGAATCTATCTTTATGGAAACAAAACTACGGAAATGCAGTTTCCAATTCAAATTCTTCAAACCAAGAAATTAAGGAAGAACATGGAAATTTAGTTTGGTACCGCAATGAAAGTGATGCACTTAGATTAGCAAAAGATAAAAATATACCAATTTTCATTGATTTTTATGCAGATTGGTGTACGAACTGTAAAGAATTTCAGAAACTTACACTGACAAACAAAGAATGGAACGAAACCTTTCGTAGGGATGTAATTTTGTGGAAGGTTTATGATACGGATTCTATATTTGAAACATTTGTCTCAAATCCAGAGTATCCCGAATTAAAAATTGGATTACCTTTCTTTTTGATTCTCAGTCCAGATGGAAGACGTTTGTATAAATCCAATGACTATTTGGATACAAAAGGAATGATTTCCACGATCCGAAATTTTTCTAATAATCTTAAGTAA
- a CDS encoding nuclear transport factor 2 family protein: MNANEELIQKFYTAFQNKDGQTMVSLYHPEIQFEDPAFGKLTGKEAGAMWLMLLERSQNLTIRFSNIKANETEGSANWEADYSFSKTGRLVQNKIQAKFTFKDGKIIQHKDQFSMWKWLGMAMGPIGYLLGWWPALGNKVKKEAVTGLQLYMKRKRM, from the coding sequence ATGAACGCAAATGAAGAGTTAATTCAAAAGTTTTACACTGCCTTCCAAAACAAAGATGGACAAACCATGGTGTCCCTTTACCATCCAGAGATTCAATTTGAAGACCCTGCTTTTGGAAAATTAACAGGAAAAGAAGCTGGAGCCATGTGGCTCATGTTACTTGAAAGGAGCCAAAATTTAACCATTCGATTCTCGAATATCAAAGCGAATGAAACAGAGGGTTCTGCTAATTGGGAAGCTGATTATAGTTTTAGTAAAACAGGTAGACTTGTTCAAAACAAAATCCAAGCAAAATTTACTTTTAAAGATGGTAAGATCATCCAACACAAAGACCAATTTTCTATGTGGAAGTGGTTAGGAATGGCGATGGGACCTATTGGATATTTACTCGGTTGGTGGCCGGCTCTTGGCAACAAAGTAAAAAAAGAAGCCGTCACCGGATTACAATTGTATATGAAACGTAAACGTATGTAG
- a CDS encoding FecR family protein: protein MSLKISLTLLLFLLTSISLSAEEFAVATFTRGKVSFLPASDTSKLWKTLKINDVLRPGDRIKTGNGSKVDFLYQETEIRIQPNTDFTLKEWNSDKKVAKAYVQNGAAWFRVNGFKKGSFEVSTPTTTAGVRGTAFGVFFEEKEKKGYTCVCEGQVNINGIDFVKGTGGAKKEGATELEKNEYKEMITKDGATVLLNEKRKQMPMLNRCLPCHKPIGWEDKSFTPDETYGKK from the coding sequence ATGAGCCTCAAAATCTCTCTAACACTCTTATTGTTCCTCCTAACATCAATTTCCCTTTCTGCTGAAGAGTTTGCTGTTGCAACTTTTACACGTGGAAAGGTAAGTTTTTTACCTGCCTCTGACACTTCTAAACTTTGGAAAACTCTCAAAATAAACGACGTGTTAAGACCAGGTGATCGGATCAAAACTGGCAATGGTTCCAAAGTGGATTTTTTGTACCAAGAGACAGAAATCAGAATCCAACCTAACACAGATTTTACCTTAAAGGAATGGAACTCCGATAAAAAAGTAGCAAAAGCCTATGTCCAAAACGGTGCTGCCTGGTTTCGTGTAAACGGTTTCAAAAAAGGAAGTTTTGAAGTTTCCACACCAACTACGACAGCAGGAGTTCGCGGAACCGCATTTGGAGTGTTTTTCGAAGAAAAAGAGAAAAAAGGTTATACTTGTGTTTGTGAAGGACAAGTTAACATCAATGGAATCGATTTTGTAAAAGGTACTGGTGGTGCTAAAAAAGAAGGTGCTACCGAACTTGAAAAAAATGAGTACAAAGAGATGATCACAAAAGACGGAGCAACCGTTTTACTCAATGAAAAAAGAAAACAAATGCCAATGTTAAATCGTTGTCTACCATGCCACAAACCTATTGGTTGGGAAGATAAAAGTTTTACACCGGATGAAACCTACGGCAAAAAGTGA
- a CDS encoding SRPBCC family protein → MKRILLFAFGTSFLLIGLVVLFLAVGYFQESKFHKETSEWLKAEPEDIWNYITDINDLPNRRKEVVAIKILESKPDGTPTKWLETPDMGGYMIFELKEMIPNRKWKIELTDASFKMRGSWTYLLEPKIPGTLVTVIEDSEITSIPVRGAYVLSGRDATLLKEMELIRNRFSGR, encoded by the coding sequence ATGAAACGGATTCTTCTTTTTGCTTTTGGAACAAGTTTTTTGCTGATTGGGCTCGTTGTTTTATTCCTTGCTGTTGGGTATTTCCAAGAATCTAAATTTCACAAAGAAACAAGTGAGTGGCTGAAAGCAGAACCAGAGGACATTTGGAATTATATTACTGATATCAACGACCTTCCCAATCGCAGGAAGGAAGTTGTAGCGATTAAAATTCTAGAATCAAAACCAGATGGTACTCCCACAAAATGGTTAGAAACTCCTGATATGGGAGGGTACATGATTTTTGAATTAAAAGAGATGATCCCTAATCGTAAGTGGAAGATTGAACTAACGGATGCTAGTTTTAAAATGCGTGGATCTTGGACTTATCTTCTAGAACCCAAAATTCCTGGAACACTTGTGACTGTGATTGAAGATTCTGAAATCACAAGTATTCCTGTCAGAGGGGCTTATGTTCTATCTGGTCGTGACGCTACCTTATTAAAAGAAATGGAGCTGATCCGAAACAGATTTAGCGGACGTTAG
- a CDS encoding adenylate/guanylate cyclase domain-containing protein, with amino-acid sequence MPTKSEQILREKEIQGIKFSLYGKMIIFSLLTIGTFFVAQSLSELFTITLISVGLNVVLYILSKFLKKGKFVSFVGLFCVVIDLVIITILPFIWYNAVGGESQVPRTYLIKTYLHFIIAGTLIINAFSIQPMYPMLYALGVVISQAGILVYAQQDPRFISTESFKEAFLGPAAHVNNYIMSMGIIGVLGFFLAYLTYRVRRTVLSAVTNEVKMTQLTRYFSPNVVAELDQAGDEFFKPGGKESTVAVLFCDIANFTQISETLGPEKTMSLLSEYHSFMLEIVFQNHGTLDKFIGDGMMVTFGTPIPSKDDATNSIKAGISMIQALAAWNQKRESNGEKSISIRIGIHYGLVIVGNVGVEKRLEYTVIGDTVNAASRLEALGKELKRNFLISRELYDHTSLEFRQTLKIKTMGTLSLRGKTKTTEILAIEV; translated from the coding sequence ATGCCAACAAAGTCAGAACAAATATTAAGGGAAAAAGAAATCCAAGGGATTAAATTTAGTCTCTATGGGAAAATGATTATATTCAGTCTCCTTACTATAGGAACTTTCTTTGTTGCTCAATCCCTTTCCGAATTATTTACGATTACATTAATTTCTGTAGGGCTGAATGTAGTTTTGTATATACTTTCAAAATTCTTGAAGAAAGGTAAATTCGTTTCATTTGTTGGTTTGTTTTGTGTTGTGATCGATTTGGTGATCATCACAATTTTACCTTTTATATGGTATAATGCTGTGGGTGGAGAATCCCAAGTTCCAAGAACCTATCTCATTAAAACTTATCTGCACTTTATCATTGCAGGAACACTAATCATCAATGCATTTAGCATACAACCCATGTATCCAATGTTATATGCTTTGGGAGTTGTGATAAGCCAAGCTGGGATTTTAGTGTATGCCCAACAGGACCCTAGGTTTATCAGTACAGAGAGTTTTAAGGAAGCTTTCCTTGGTCCAGCTGCACATGTAAACAACTACATCATGTCCATGGGGATTATAGGAGTTTTGGGATTCTTTTTGGCTTACCTTACTTACCGTGTTAGGCGAACTGTACTTTCTGCCGTAACAAATGAAGTAAAAATGACACAACTCACTCGTTATTTTTCTCCTAATGTAGTTGCAGAATTAGACCAAGCAGGGGACGAATTTTTCAAACCTGGTGGAAAGGAATCTACGGTTGCTGTTTTATTCTGTGATATTGCCAATTTTACTCAAATTTCAGAAACATTAGGTCCTGAAAAAACCATGTCACTTTTATCCGAATACCATAGTTTTATGTTAGAGATAGTATTCCAAAATCATGGTACCTTAGATAAATTCATTGGCGATGGGATGATGGTTACTTTTGGAACTCCGATTCCTTCTAAAGATGATGCAACTAACTCAATAAAAGCCGGAATCTCCATGATACAAGCATTAGCTGCCTGGAATCAAAAGAGAGAATCCAATGGAGAAAAATCTATCTCCATCCGAATAGGGATTCACTATGGTTTAGTTATTGTTGGAAATGTAGGGGTTGAAAAACGGCTAGAATATACAGTGATCGGTGACACAGTCAATGCAGCTAGTCGACTTGAAGCCTTGGGTAAGGAACTAAAACGTAATTTTTTAATCTCAAGAGAATTATATGACCATACATCTTTAGAATTCAGGCAGACATTAAAAATTAAAACAATGGGTACTCTTTCTTTACGTGGTAAGACAAAAACTACCGAAATCCTAGCAATTGAGGTTTGA
- a CDS encoding tellurite resistance TerB family protein: MAKKIVQNLKQVKGNKKSHPESIHKTLDIESDLHIEYAKVLLSLWSYACNADGQFKKKEGEIVGELVNVLFEPDCLLSGFQSQKKQVLEILSKTFDNPLPMKTISKVVADSDEYALNFFEDAVCIVASDGSLNQAETQFLEDLAKEFKISTMDKVRVEKKYLS, from the coding sequence ATGGCTAAGAAAATCGTTCAAAATTTGAAACAAGTCAAGGGCAATAAAAAGAGTCACCCTGAATCCATTCACAAAACCCTCGATATTGAAAGTGACCTACACATTGAATATGCAAAAGTACTTTTGAGTTTGTGGTCCTACGCCTGTAATGCGGATGGCCAATTCAAAAAAAAGGAAGGGGAAATCGTTGGTGAATTAGTGAATGTCCTGTTTGAACCAGATTGTCTACTCAGTGGATTCCAATCTCAGAAAAAACAAGTATTAGAGATTCTTTCCAAAACATTTGATAACCCTCTACCGATGAAAACCATTTCAAAGGTAGTAGCCGACAGTGATGAATATGCTCTAAATTTTTTCGAGGATGCAGTATGTATTGTGGCATCTGACGGTTCACTAAACCAAGCAGAAACCCAATTCTTAGAAGACTTAGCGAAAGAATTTAAAATTAGTACTATGGATAAAGTAAGAGTCGAAAAAAAATACCTTTCGTAA